Proteins encoded together in one Rana temporaria chromosome 6, aRanTem1.1, whole genome shotgun sequence window:
- the LOC120943038 gene encoding putative methyltransferase DDB_G0268948, translated as MAAQLFEGKEHASCYQKFRFEPSQEIIDLIFGYVDERLHKPYGFAVDVGCGTGQNTRVLAPYFKKVLGVDISEAQIEEAKKAMGSPNVTYSACPAEEMSVGDASVDLLTACVSAHWFNIEKFVKEVDRVLKPGGCLAFFSYFTNVEIYYKECSEQITEVFAEAVNSLAPYMHEKITLMRTEYKEIYESIPYPDKRRIENIGTKLHVPLSNVIGLFPTFSAFHIYLRKEPEKAKDMLRTVEERFLRIMGTSSTDTEVEVRLQNVLLLASKPQ; from the exons ATGGCGGCACAGCTGTTTGAAGGAAAGGAGCATGCGTCTTGTTATCAGAAATTCAGGTTTGAGCCATCGCAAGAGATAATAGACCTTATCTTCGGTTATGTGGATGAAAGG TTACACAAACCGTATGGATTTGCTGTGGACGTTGGCTGTGGAACGGGTCAGAACACAAGAGTTCTCGCCCCATACTTCAAGAAAGTTCTCGGAGTTGACATCAGTGAGGCTCAGATAGAAGAGGCCAAGAAAGCCATGGGGTCACCCAATGTCACATACAG TGCCTGTCCAGCTGAAGAGATGTCGGTTGGCGACGCCTCTGTTGATCTACTAACAGCGTGCGTTTCTGCACATTGGTTTAACATTGAGAAGTTTGTAAAAGAG GTCGATCGGGTCTTAAAGCCGGGAGGCTGCCTTGCTTTCTTCTCCTACTTTACCAATGTGGAAATTTACTACAAAGAGTGCTCAGAACAGATCACTGAGGTCTTTGCAGAG GCAGTAAATAGTCTGGCCCCATATATGCATGAGAAGATTACCCTTATGAGGACCGAATACAAGGAAATATATGAATCCATCCCTTACCCCGACAAAAGAAG GATTGAAAACATTGGGACCAAGCTCCATGTGCCATTGTCAAATGTGATAGGTCTTTTCCCTACCTTCTCAGCATTCCACATTTATCTTAGGAAGGAGCCTGAAAAAGCAAAGGACATGTTAAGAACAGTAGAGGAAAG GTTCCTTCGGATCATGGGGACGTCCTCCACTGACACTGAGGTTGAGGTACGGCTACAAAACGTCCTTCTGTTGGCTTCTAAACCGCAATAA